From the Nocardiopsis changdeensis genome, one window contains:
- a CDS encoding RNA-guided endonuclease InsQ/TnpB family protein, which yields MQPVSTITVQVKLTPSPEQAAALAATLHAVNTQANRVSQVAFDTGTTRNFPLRKLVYADVRAAGIGSQAAQHLIKKVADAYTSLATGIRNGDHGRPGSKRRRGAGSKPIVFRSDAAQPYDARNLSFAPDARTISLWTVRGRLKGVPFTCSPAQAKALAEHKRGEADLVARDGTWYLLVSVTVPDAPEYEPDGFLGVDLGIVNIATTSDGHIMAGRTLNRYRRRRLRLRAKLQAKGTKSAKRLLKKQRRKESRHTRDTNHVIAKRIVAEAERTGRGISLEDLTGIHARVRHRKPQRAALHSWSFRQLGDFITYKAKRAGVPVVSVDAAYSSRECAHCSHTHRHNRISQARFICRSCGVVAHADRNASRVLARRGQDAWNAGRESRVPTAP from the coding sequence ATGCAACCCGTGTCGACGATCACGGTGCAGGTGAAGCTGACGCCGTCGCCCGAGCAGGCGGCGGCGCTGGCGGCGACCCTGCACGCGGTCAACACCCAGGCCAACCGGGTGTCGCAGGTGGCCTTCGACACCGGCACGACCAGGAACTTCCCGCTCCGCAAACTGGTGTACGCGGATGTGCGGGCAGCGGGGATCGGCTCCCAAGCGGCCCAGCACCTCATCAAGAAGGTCGCCGACGCCTACACCTCCCTGGCCACCGGCATCCGCAACGGCGACCACGGCAGGCCCGGATCGAAGCGCCGCCGCGGAGCCGGGTCCAAGCCGATCGTGTTCCGATCCGACGCGGCCCAGCCCTACGACGCCCGCAACCTGTCCTTCGCCCCGGACGCCCGCACGATCTCGCTGTGGACCGTGCGGGGACGGCTGAAGGGGGTGCCGTTCACCTGCTCACCCGCCCAGGCCAAGGCGCTGGCCGAGCACAAACGGGGCGAGGCCGACCTGGTGGCCCGGGACGGGACGTGGTACCTGCTGGTCAGCGTGACCGTGCCCGACGCCCCCGAGTACGAGCCGGACGGGTTCTTGGGCGTGGACCTGGGCATCGTCAACATCGCCACCACCAGCGACGGCCACATCATGGCCGGGCGCACACTGAACCGGTACCGCAGGCGCCGGCTACGGCTCCGCGCCAAGCTCCAGGCCAAGGGCACCAAGAGTGCCAAACGCCTGCTGAAGAAGCAGCGCCGCAAGGAGTCCCGCCACACACGGGACACCAACCATGTCATCGCCAAACGCATCGTGGCCGAGGCCGAACGCACCGGACGAGGAATCTCCCTCGAGGATCTGACGGGGATTCACGCACGGGTACGGCACCGCAAGCCCCAACGGGCCGCGCTGCACAGCTGGTCGTTCCGCCAGCTGGGAGACTTCATCACCTACAAGGCGAAACGGGCCGGGGTGCCGGTGGTGTCCGTGGACGCGGCGTACTCCTCACGCGAGTGCGCCCACTGCTCCCACACCCACCGCCACAACCGCATCTCCCAAGCCCGTTTCATCTGCCGGTCGTGCGGCGTCGTTGCGCACGCCGACCGCAACGCTTCCCGCGTCCTGGCCCGCAGGGGCCAGGACGCGTGGAACGCGGGGCGTGAGTCACGCGTCCCCACCGCCCCCTAG
- a CDS encoding AAA family ATPase: protein MTRDTRPGTEVPGPSGLERLRTRYRAVPPARRLVAGVAVLAVVAVAALVASVPVVTAVSVALALILLFAALMRSADALVTVVVCLIWTAVAFPLFQLPLAGEPVTLLVLLLPLPVVAAAAAVREFPVWHTAALSLTAGLVFGFSLALVGMVAPTPPSSWGIGALYAAAGACLLWRLSASRQIRKESEAARESAQADTRPVSRGARSERVKGRADASRPAAPARGRAAAADAGGEPVPVDEALAELEAMIGLDPVKQQVRGLAASIEAARLRADAGFPVERPLRHLVFSGPPGTGKTSVARTLATIFHSFGLLPTARVVEAQRADLVGEYLGATAIKTNGLIDGALGGVLFIDEAYSLVNEGDGQSDRFGNEAVQTLLKRAEDDRENLVIVLAGYEKEMDAFLSSNPGLASRFSTRITFPSYTADELFRIAGSLVAQRGDVLDAEAERTLRRRLDQAVQREAVDELGNGRFARSLVEKAAQARDVRVVTSGVAGDRPAPRPEAEELITLRSADVITAYDELTARLPGFGEAPGIEEALAELDAMIGLEPVKAQVRSLVAQLRVARLREEQGLLNHAPMRNFVFTGPPGTGKTTVARVLGRVFAALGMLARADVVEAQRADLVGEHLGATAIKTNRLVDRALGGVLFIDEAYSLINPGYGGGDAFGAEAVQTLLKRAEDDRSRLAVVLAGYPAEMERFLASNSGLASRFNVRVRFPSYTADELTAIAEALAARTGDAFDDTAVEDLRSIFSHVCAEGWIDELGNGRFARSLFEKACSQRDLRVSQEVGDAATAAELTVLTSADVRSAYAEATQQS from the coding sequence ATGACGCGCGACACGCGCCCCGGTACCGAGGTCCCCGGACCTTCCGGGCTGGAACGCCTGCGCACCAGGTACCGGGCCGTCCCCCCGGCCAGACGGCTGGTCGCCGGGGTGGCCGTGCTCGCCGTCGTCGCGGTCGCCGCCCTGGTCGCCTCGGTGCCCGTGGTCACCGCGGTCTCGGTCGCGCTGGCCCTGATCCTGCTCTTCGCCGCGCTGATGCGCTCGGCCGACGCCCTGGTCACCGTGGTCGTCTGCCTGATCTGGACCGCGGTCGCCTTCCCGCTCTTCCAGCTCCCGCTGGCCGGGGAGCCGGTCACCCTGCTCGTCCTGCTGCTGCCGCTGCCGGTCGTGGCGGCGGCAGCCGCCGTGCGCGAGTTCCCGGTCTGGCACACCGCCGCGCTGTCCCTGACCGCGGGCCTCGTCTTCGGCTTCTCCCTGGCCCTGGTCGGCATGGTCGCCCCCACGCCGCCCTCGTCCTGGGGGATCGGGGCGCTCTACGCCGCCGCCGGCGCCTGCCTGCTGTGGCGGCTGTCCGCGTCCCGGCAGATCCGCAAGGAGTCCGAGGCCGCCCGGGAGAGCGCCCAGGCCGACACCCGCCCGGTCTCCCGCGGCGCCCGCTCCGAACGTGTGAAGGGCCGCGCCGACGCCTCCCGGCCCGCGGCACCCGCCCGCGGGCGCGCGGCGGCCGCCGATGCGGGAGGTGAGCCGGTGCCGGTCGACGAGGCCCTGGCCGAGCTGGAGGCGATGATCGGCCTGGACCCGGTCAAGCAGCAGGTCCGCGGGCTGGCCGCGTCCATCGAGGCGGCCCGGCTGCGCGCCGACGCCGGGTTCCCGGTGGAGCGGCCGCTCCGCCACCTGGTCTTCTCCGGCCCGCCCGGCACCGGCAAGACCAGTGTGGCCCGCACCCTGGCCACCATCTTCCACTCCTTCGGGCTGCTGCCCACGGCCCGCGTGGTGGAGGCCCAGCGCGCCGACCTGGTGGGGGAGTACCTGGGGGCCACCGCCATCAAGACCAACGGCCTCATCGACGGCGCCCTGGGCGGGGTGCTGTTCATCGACGAGGCGTACTCCCTAGTCAACGAAGGCGACGGGCAGAGCGACCGGTTCGGCAACGAGGCGGTGCAGACCCTGCTCAAGCGCGCCGAGGACGACCGGGAGAACCTGGTCATCGTGCTGGCCGGGTACGAGAAGGAGATGGACGCCTTCCTGTCGTCCAACCCGGGCCTGGCCTCGCGCTTCTCCACCCGGATCACCTTCCCCAGCTACACCGCCGACGAGCTGTTCCGCATCGCCGGGAGCTTGGTCGCCCAGCGCGGCGACGTCCTGGACGCCGAGGCCGAGCGGACTCTGCGGCGAAGACTCGACCAGGCCGTGCAGCGCGAGGCCGTCGACGAGCTGGGCAACGGCCGGTTCGCCCGCTCCCTGGTGGAGAAGGCGGCCCAGGCCCGCGACGTACGGGTGGTCACCTCCGGGGTGGCGGGCGACCGGCCCGCGCCCCGGCCCGAGGCCGAGGAGCTCATCACCCTGCGGTCCGCCGACGTGATCACCGCCTACGACGAGCTGACCGCGCGCCTGCCCGGGTTCGGCGAGGCGCCGGGCATCGAGGAGGCCCTGGCCGAGCTCGACGCCATGATCGGGCTGGAGCCGGTCAAGGCCCAGGTCCGTTCGCTGGTCGCCCAGCTGCGGGTGGCCCGGCTGCGCGAGGAGCAGGGGCTGCTCAACCACGCGCCCATGCGGAACTTCGTCTTCACCGGGCCGCCGGGCACCGGCAAGACCACCGTCGCCCGCGTGCTGGGCCGGGTCTTCGCGGCCCTGGGCATGCTGGCCCGCGCCGACGTGGTGGAGGCCCAGCGCGCCGACCTGGTGGGCGAGCACCTGGGCGCCACCGCCATCAAGACCAACCGGCTGGTGGACCGGGCCCTGGGCGGGGTGCTGTTCATCGACGAGGCGTACTCGCTGATCAACCCGGGGTACGGCGGCGGGGACGCCTTCGGTGCCGAGGCGGTGCAGACCCTGCTCAAGCGCGCGGAGGACGACCGCTCCCGCCTGGCGGTGGTGCTGGCGGGCTATCCGGCGGAGATGGAGCGGTTCCTGGCCTCCAACTCGGGGCTGGCCTCGCGGTTCAACGTCCGGGTCCGCTTCCCGTCCTACACCGCCGACGAGCTCACCGCGATCGCGGAGGCGCTGGCCGCCCGCACCGGCGACGCCTTCGACGACACCGCCGTGGAGGACCTGCGCAGCATCTTCTCCCACGTGTGCGCCGAGGGGTGGATCGACGAGCTGGGCAACGGGCGCTTCGCCCGATCCCTGTTCGAGAAGGCGTGCTCCCAGCGGGACCTGCGGGTCTCCCAGGAGGTCGGCGACGCGGCGACCGCCGCCGAACTGACCGTCCTCACCAGTGCCGACGTCCGCTCCGCCTATGCCGAGGCCACCCAGCAGAGCTGA
- a CDS encoding nucleotidyltransferase family protein produces MTASPSTSAAPVTQALILAGGQATRLRPYTDTRPKAMVEVAGRPIIDYQLEWLTGHGVEHVVVSCGYKAEVLREYLASRDGGPEITLLVEDEPLGRGGALRYASQGLPAQDAPYFALNGDVLTWFPLDEMTAHHRAKGGLATLALAQFRTTWGIVDVDGQDRIEGFTQSPLLPVWINAGVYLFEPGITPLLPVKGDHESSTFPDLAGQGRLTAYRISGFWRGVDTAKDVKEAGEEITAMRQGA; encoded by the coding sequence ATGACCGCTTCACCCTCAACCTCCGCGGCGCCCGTCACCCAGGCCCTGATCCTGGCCGGCGGGCAGGCCACCCGGCTGCGGCCCTACACCGACACCCGCCCCAAGGCGATGGTGGAGGTGGCCGGACGGCCCATCATCGACTACCAACTCGAATGGCTGACGGGCCACGGCGTCGAGCACGTCGTGGTCTCCTGCGGGTACAAGGCCGAGGTATTGCGCGAGTACCTGGCCTCCCGCGACGGCGGCCCCGAGATCACCCTCCTGGTCGAGGACGAACCCCTCGGCCGGGGCGGCGCCCTGCGTTACGCCTCCCAGGGGCTGCCGGCGCAGGACGCGCCCTACTTCGCACTCAACGGGGACGTCCTCACCTGGTTCCCGCTGGACGAGATGACCGCCCACCACCGGGCCAAGGGCGGCCTGGCCACCCTGGCGCTGGCCCAGTTCCGCACCACCTGGGGCATCGTCGACGTCGACGGCCAGGACCGGATCGAGGGGTTCACCCAGAGCCCGCTGCTGCCGGTGTGGATCAACGCCGGCGTGTACCTGTTCGAACCCGGCATCACCCCGCTGCTGCCGGTCAAGGGCGACCACGAGTCGTCCACCTTCCCCGACCTGGCCGGGCAGGGGCGGCTCACCGCCTACCGCATCAGCGGGTTCTGGCGCGGGGTGGACACCGCCAAGGACGTCAAGGAGGCGGGGGAGGAGATCACCGCCATGCGGCAGGGGGCCTGA
- a CDS encoding tyrosine-protein phosphatase gives MTNNGFILSSAPNFRDLGGHRTAGGGTVRHGLLYRSDALHTISEPDLPVYNGLGIRQLIDLRTAHERESLPDITPEGAAYTAISVQDPTAAGANFSQALLDRERARAMFADGAAERFMFGVYRELVTDGAALTGYRDLVERAAEGPTALVFHCSAGKDRTGWGAALLLTLLGVDRAAVVADYLASNERQENTDKWMRMLSEHSGLEWEEVVPMTRVRAEYLQTSFSHIDEVYGSFDGYVFDGLGLSRATVDALRARMVA, from the coding sequence GTGACGAACAACGGTTTCATCCTCTCCAGCGCCCCCAACTTCCGCGATCTCGGCGGCCACCGGACCGCCGGGGGAGGCACGGTCCGCCACGGCCTGCTGTACCGCTCCGACGCCCTGCACACCATCTCCGAGCCGGACCTGCCGGTCTACAACGGCCTGGGCATCCGCCAGCTCATCGACCTGCGCACCGCCCACGAGCGGGAGAGCCTGCCGGACATCACCCCCGAGGGCGCCGCCTACACCGCCATCTCGGTGCAGGACCCGACCGCGGCCGGGGCGAACTTCTCCCAGGCCCTGCTGGACCGCGAGCGCGCCCGGGCCATGTTCGCCGACGGCGCCGCCGAGCGCTTCATGTTCGGCGTCTACCGCGAGCTGGTCACCGACGGGGCCGCACTGACCGGCTACCGCGACCTGGTCGAGCGCGCGGCCGAGGGCCCGACGGCCCTGGTCTTCCACTGCAGCGCCGGCAAGGACCGCACCGGGTGGGGCGCGGCCCTGCTGCTCACCCTGCTGGGCGTGGACCGGGCCGCGGTGGTCGCCGACTACCTGGCCAGCAACGAGCGCCAGGAGAACACCGACAAGTGGATGCGCATGCTGTCGGAGCACAGCGGCCTGGAGTGGGAGGAGGTCGTGCCGATGACCAGGGTGCGCGCCGAGTACCTCCAGACCTCGTTCTCCCACATCGACGAGGTGTACGGCTCCTTCGACGGCTACGTCTTCGACGGGCTGGGCCTGTCCCGGGCCACGGTGGACGCCCTGCGCGCCCGCATGGTCGCCTGA